CCTGCACCTCACCGGCGATTTTCAGGCACCACCGACCCTGCATGGCTCCTACCGGCGGGGGCGGGGCcgctgtgcctccggcggctggggctccgccccagaccccgtggctccgccccagaccccgtggctcctgcttcgcaggagattgctaggaccgtggAGCCAGCGAACGAGCGAGTCGGGCTGGACCTGAACCATAGAACCCGTAAAAAAACCCACCCGTCAACACCCAGACCCGGCCCCCAACAAACCCGGGATCCCCccgaaacgactcgagcgaagcgagaggagcaaccagggtctggggcggagccccagccgccggaggcacatcctGACCACGAGCGTGCATGCGAGGACGGTATGGGATGATACCGAGGTTTGGGGATCGAGTATTTTTGTTGGGATTGGTCCCTGCATCGGCTGGCGTGACCGCGGAGAGGACCAGGTGACGGGTTTGTGGCGCGGTGGCGTCGATGGGGTATAAAAGGGGGTTTGGCGTGGTCTTAGGGGCTCAGAGAGAGGTTTTTGAGAAGGAAAACAGTGAAAACGGGCGTGATTCGACGCAATTGACGGAGATATCCAGGTTGAAGAGAGCTGTTAAGTTACCTGCAGTACTCGCTTGCTAGAGATGCATAAATAATAGACGGATCGCGGTTTCTGCAATTGGGACATTTGTTCTGCTATTTCTCGCTACTTTCCGGGTTCTCCTCTGAAACTGGTTTGATTTCTGGATAAAAGAGTGTTTGTGTTAGTTACAAGTCATTGTCGTTATTGATTGGTCGCTactgatttttttatttttgactGTTGCTTGTCTATTGCTCGGTCAATTGCTCATTGCTACACTGGTTCTGTCATTAGCGGTCCATTAGCTATTGATAGGCGATTCGGTCAGCTGATACTGGCTAGTGATATTCCGGTACTACTGGCTTTTGATTTCCCGCGCTACTAGTGAAACGAGTGATACAATTAGTAACTTCTAATAACAATTGATAGTACTGGTGCTACTAGTAATACAACTATACTACTAGTGATACACCTGTACTACTACTGATAACTTCAGATACTACTGGCAGTAGTATTGATACAAGTCATACAACTGGTGCCATTATAAGTTCTGATACGACTGGTTCTACTGGTCATATTACAGAGCGCAATTGATATTCTCGGCACTACTAGTGATCTAACTGATACTACTGACTTCTGATCCcactagtactactagtgATATAACTGATAATTTCTGAATACGGTTCCACTGACACAACAGAACATGTATGGAGACCCAGTCAGGCCGTATATCGGCACGTTTCTAGGAAGACAACCTGCCGTGATTGAATTCGCGCAATGGTCGGGATTCAAGGTCTTGCCAGCACACATCGACGAGTGTGTAGCGGCATTTCTGTTCTATGAAGCCATTCACAGGCTGTCAGCAGCATTCAGTCCGCGACTGGTTTCCAGCTACAAGACGCTGAGTCGCAGAAACCAGATCAATTTCGACATCCACGTGGTGTCCATGGTACAATGCATTCTTATCTGCATCATCTCGTACCCACTGTTCAACGACCCTGTCCTGAGACTCGACATCTTCAATTCATATACACCCTATGCCGGGTTCATCTCGGCCATGGCCATTGGCTACTTTGCGTGGGACACGTACGTGTGCACGAGATACGTCCATCTGTTCGGACCTGGGTTCCTAGTGCATGGAGTCTGTGCTCTGCTGGTATATGGCCAATCATTAAGACCGTTTGCTCTTTACTACTCGCCAATTTTCCTATTATTCGAGCTATCGACGCCATTTCTGAACGTCCACTGGTTCTCGAGCCACTTACCAGCCGGCACAATCCCCAACTGGATCCAGACCATCAACGGCATCTTCCTGCTCATCACCTTCTTCTCAGTCCGCATCGTCTGGGGATTCTTCTACGCTGGACACTTCGGATACAACTTCTACAAAGCCTACTCCTCGCTCGCCCTACCCACCTGGGTCCCCATCTCCATCCTGGTGTCCAACCTCACACTCGACACTCTCAACGTGTTCTGGTTCTCTAAGATGATCACCATCGCCCGTCGCAAGTTCTCGGCGGCCGGCCCTACCAAGAAGAATCAGTAATAGACACTTTTTTATTCTGCgagtggtgctgcctccggcggctggggctccgccccagaccccgctgctcctctcgcttcgctcgagtcgggcgtgggggttCCCAGCAGGGCTTGATCCGTGATCTGAAAACCAGCCAGCGAGGCCcgcccgacgcccgactcgagcgaagcgagaggagcagcggggtctggggcggagccccagccgccggaggcagcgtcgCCTTAACAGAGAATTAAAGTCTATTGAGAAAAGAAAGCGTCAGTTCTGTAACTGGCGTAGCCAGGGCGGTTGAGAGAGTTGAGGGCGACCTGGATGTCGGTGTTGATGTCGGCGATGAGTGCTTCTTTGGATACGTAGTTGAGTTCGGGTCGGATGTAGCCGAGGATCATGAACTTGATGGCCGCTCCGTAGAAAGCGTCGGAGAATTTGTGGATGATATGGATCTCGGCTGACCGTTTTTTGTTGCCGTAGAATGGGTTCCAGCCAACGCTCATGACCATGGGGAACACCACGTCGCTGTCTTTGCCGCATTCCAGGGTCTCGCCGTAAGAGAATTCCACTTTTCGAGTGCCGTCGGTGCCTTCAGGACATGTTTCTATCGTGTGCGGGTGCTGGCTCGATTTATGAACACTGGCCCATCCGTAATAAATACCAGTATCGCCAATATCAAGAGCGTCAAATGCATCTTGAGGGATGTTGGCAGTGGGGATTCCAAGGTCTGACGAACCTCGACCATAGCCTGCAATCACTCTTGTATTTACTCGTAGAGGATATGGAGGTTCTGGCGACTCGGGGCCTACAACCTGTGGTCTATTTTCTCGAGACatggcagtagcagtggaCGTGGTCATGGCTTGGGTCTACTTTTGTATCTACCCCTGGCTCTAGATATCAGGATCTCGGTTGATGTAGTGATAGTACAATGATCCACGTAAATATTCGCACTCGGAAGTCAGAAATATTAAACCGACGCCAAAAAAGAAGTGATCTCAGTtgaaaacaaactcaaatCCAGTGTGGTTGCTGAGATATTAAGCTCCGTGACAGTTTCACAGATAAGCTATCAGTCAGTGATGCCGTTTATGGCAGCTATCACTTCAACATTGATTATCGGGCCCTAACCCATTGATATAGGAAGATGGTTTTCTGAGGATTGATCGTGAGCTCTTGTTGTCATTAAAACTcattttgaagaaaatcaGATACAAGAGAAGACTAAAATCGAATTTTGCAGTTAATTGAGGGTGGTGTGGCACTTTTATGGCAATGTATAGTAGGTTGGTCTGTTAAAGAGCTTATAGATGCTATATAGGACACAGTCATTTGCAATAGtgttaataataattctAAAAGAATTATATGGGTCTGcaagtatatttataagtTCTGGAATATCATGAGATTCAGCTTTTGAACCGAAATTCCATGGCGTGTAAGAATTCCAGATGGCTGTTTTGGGTGAGAAACTGCCCTTTTGATGCGATGCCCAATCCCCGACGCCcaactcgagcgaagcgagaggagcagcggggtctggggtggagccccagccgccggaggcagcaccaccccAGGGAAAGAGCCCCGAAAGTGGGAGAATGAAGAGTGAAATTTGTAGAACCAAGTACAGtaaactcaggggtaaaaatcacgtgatggAGATCCCAGATAAAGATAAGATACGGATAAGAGATGACGGGAAGATCCAGTGACTGATTGACCAGTGGATTTAGTTTGACTGGACTGGACCATACCAAGAAGAGGAGTTTTGAACTGGGAATAATTGCGAAGAGGAGTAGAAATGGCTACAGTTCAAGGATCAGTGAAACTGATTGAGGGCCTGCGAAAGATACATACGTTTCCGCAGTACTATTTAGAGTGTGAGAACGGAAACCGACGAAGCTCGGTCGCGATTATTCTTCGGTTTCCCGGCGTGAAATGTATTGGAAGCACAGTAACTGAGGTGCTGAATAATCTGCCGGAACTGGTAGACCCGGAAATTCTGTTTATAAAGCGAGCGACCAGCGAACGGGATAGGTGGTCGTCGCATATCGCGGTTCCCGGCGGGAAATGCGAGAAAGACGAGACAGATCTCGAGGCTGCTGTGAGAGAAGCGTATGAAGAAGTGGGATTGGATCTCACAAAAGACGGTGTTTACGTCGGTCCATTAGATCAACGACTCCTGAAAGTTTCCTGGGGAACGCGAGCCATCATGACTCTATGTCCATTTGTGTTTATTCTGACGAACCTCGAAGCCCAAGTCGAAATCCAGCCATCTGAAGTGGCCACGGCATTCTGGTATCCTCTTTCTAAGATTCTAGACCCGTCAAAACGGTCGATAGAAACAGTAGGTGTCGACGGACGATTGAGTCTGGAAAAGTATAAACTGATTCCCTCGGCTCTTCACAAGTTCATCTACGCTAATGTCGGCAAACTGAATTTTTCAGCCATTGACCTTTTCCCGTCACCAAACGAACTTCTTCACTCGGAAACCAATGCTGATTTAGCAGACCCGCCATATAAACTGTGGGGCGTCACGTATTCAGTGATGATAGATTTGATCTCGGTGATCGatccacctccaccacaaCGGATCCGCGCCAACGATATCAAACTGCCAGTTCTCCAGTTCTGGGACATGCGATTCTTCATCTGGCTCTTCAGCTACCGCTACCTGCACAAACGACGAGCGGAAATCGACCGCATCCTCAACGGTCCCGGCCCAGTCCCAGGGGCTATGAACCTCGTCAACCGCCTGCTCGACGGCTACTTCCGCTATCCTCGCCAGGCTATTGTCACGGCACTGGCTCTCCGCACCGTCGTCTCCATGTACCTGGTAGCACGGGCGGTGCGTTTTCTTCTCTCGAGACGGTAGATTTTTCTGCGGACgtggtgtgcctccggcggctggggcgctgccccagaccccgtagctcgcttcgctcgttcTACGGGCATCCCCAGCTGCTTGTTATCCCCCGACgtaacgagcgaagcgagccacggggtctggggcagagccccaaccgccggaggcacgtcgCGACCATAAAATGCAAAGTGTTTATTAGTATTTAAGGGAGCATGGGCTTAACGACCACCGAGAGTTTGCCCTTTTTGCGCCATTCCTCGCCGAGGAGTTGCAGACGGAGAGCTGCTGGGAACCGCTGGTCGGGTTTCAGCATGGCCCAGGGTCCAGATGCCAGTTGAAGGGCTTTGATGGCCTGGCGGCCGTACACTTGGACAAACCGTTCTGAGGCAATGTCCCACCAGGCAGCCACGGCGGCAAAGTCGCCGTTTTGAACGAGTTCGGGGTCTTTATTGAGCTGGCGAGCAAGGAATCGCCAGGTGTTTGAGAACGGGTATGGGTGGTTGAACGGTGTTCCTTTGAGTTGTTCGGTCATGGTGATAACTGTCCATACAGAACACATTCCAGACACTCGTTCTGAGTAGACAGCATCGTCTTCCCATTTCTCGTTCTTTCGTTTGTATCCCATACGGATCCGGCCCTCTTCAGTGTCAATGTTGCATGAGTAACCTATCACTTGAGGACACTTTTTCACGAATCGTGCTAATAGCAAATCGACCAATTCCGGGAACTGAGCCATACAGAAAGTGGCCAATGTTCCTAGTGGCACGGCAGATTGGACTGCTACAATGGTCTCGGTCTCGGCTTGTGCAACTACTCCTTTGGCGAAAAAGTTCAGTAGCCATAAATAAGTGAGATGATTGAACTTCTTAGCTTGTTCAAATACATCGAATAGTTCTCGTAGAATCGTTTGTAATTGGCCTCGTGAGTCGGTCAATTGACCTAATTTGACTTTAATATGACGTTTGTTCTGAAAACAGTATTTGCGAAGATTGGCATCAGCACTGACAGGCGCGAGGATTTTCTCCTTGATTTCCACAATCTTGGCTTTTCGTTGAGCAAACTCTTTATCTACTTTAGTCCAGTCTGTATACTGCCGAGAtttggctgcttcttcggctGCTGCCTTTGCAGCGGCcgcttcagcagcagctttggctttggcttcttcagctgctttCTTTTCAGCTTCTTTTCTGGCTTCTGCATTAGCAACATCTATAGCTTCCtgtttctttctttcttcctCTTGTTTCTTTCTAGCTTCTTCTAATTCCCGTTGGATTCTAGCTTGTTCCTCCTGTTGTTTCCGCAGCCGTTCTTTTTCAGCCTCTGCTTCACGAcgtttttgttctttgaTCTCTTCTTCGTACCGAATTCGCTCGTTGATCAAATCTGAGACTCTCTTTTTACGTCGAGCGACGATATTATTGGCATTCTCATTTGTCGAAATGATCTGAAGATTGAACTGGTCTGTCAGTTGATCCAGCTTGTCCTGTATCGTCTGCTCATCGTCTTTGACGAGATCAGCGTACTTTTCTATATTTGATATACTCCATTTGTTGACCATGGCATCTAATTTGTTGATATCGGCAGTCACTTGCATCTGGTTCATGATAcgactggttcttcttaGTGATGGTGAAATGTTCACCTCGGATCCAAAAGATCGATCACTATCTAACACTGTTGTCTGATATCTCGATGCACTGGCACTTCCATTAACAGGCGAAGAAATAGCTCCTTTATTAGAGAAGCTTCTGTTACCACTATCGCTAGTCACACTTCCCACATGAGGAAATGATTTAGTGGCCGCCGGCGTCGTGGAACGCTGATTCTGTCCCGGTGTTTTCAGTGGAGTACTTGTATTCCTTTGAAAAGACAGCTGTGATGGttgttgtgtttgtgttttCAACGGAATGTTCATACTCATACTTCCAGTCGCACTTCTATTCAAAAAGCTGTCTCCTGGACTACTACTAGTAAAAGTTGCAGTAtttagttttttttggtcgTGCAGACCACTAACACCAGTCGGAAGACTACTCTTTTCCAGATCTTTCAGCAGTTCAGATCTTTGTTCGGTAAACAGACGGAAACTCTCATCTTCAGACCAATCACTCGTCGCGTCCTCGCCGCCTGCTTCTTGTCCAAGAGCATCCTCATAGGTCACTTCTATAaactcgtcgtcatcttcactaTCACCGTCTCGAGGACCGACTGGaaactcttcttcttcagaatcCTGCGACCACAGCGAGTCGACATCCGAGTCGCTGTAAGAGCTTGATCTATGAGGAGTAAAACGCATGTTGATTTGACACTAGTGACCAGCACTTTTGTTGTATCAACCCGCCAATCTAGCAGTATCCAGTGTCTAGTAACTACACACCTGTGTCTCAGTTACCAATCGTTTCCAAAAGAGAACAATTCCGGAATTCTGATTCTTCGACCGAGTGTCGAGCTCTCTCACGATTCACGAACTAGgtgaaatatcaacatGCATCGGCACTCAATTGTCAGTCCCTGTATAGTAATATCACATGacttctcagggggtgagAAGTTACTGACGACTGATGGCTTCCGAAAGTTTTTTAATTCTCTGTCAACAGTTTTAATTAAATAAGATTTGCGTTAAGGACGTTTAAGCTAGCAGGCAAAAAAGGTCCAGGTGAGTTGAATACAACCAACCTTCGAGCGACAGAACCGGGCTAGTGATCCGGTTTATGGTCCTCTgaaactcaattgaaaacTTCAAAGTATCCTCAATTCAGAGTACCCAGCTTCTGGGGGCTCCTCACGCCCGACTCcagcgcagcgagaggagccacggggtctggggcggagccccagccgccggaggcacatgCCCACCCCCTGAACATCCCCGGTACAAGAATGAACCTCGAATCACCCACAGCCGCACCGAATCTCGTTtctgaaaatttcaagttCGGGAGAGTGAACCTGGATCAGCGTGAAAAGAATCCGACAGACCAGGTGTGATTGAGACGGTCTCGCAGTGAATTTGTCGCCAGAATAAATTTCCATTTGTGGTATCTGACTTGCTAGCGACTCGTAAACGAAGTTAGAGAATTCATTGGCGTCGAACCtgtcttctttttcagaaACACCAGATCCACTATAGACATCATCACACAAACCTCGACATGAGCATGTTCAAGAGAGCCTTTCACACGACGGTGCCCACGGCAGGAAAACCCGGTGTGAGCATTGTCCACCCGGTGCATCACACAGTGAAGTTCAAAAAAGCCCAAGTATCAGAGAGATACAGAGAACTATTAACACCCAAGTCGTCGATTCTGTCGGCCGGATTCCGACCGCTAGTAGTGTCGCCCGACCGAGTTCGCGACCACCATTATAACACGATTCAATCAGATCTGTTACTGATTAACTATATGCATGGAGCCGAGGATAAAAAGGGTATTAAAATGCGAGAATGGGATGGCTCGTCGCCATATCATCTCAACAGAGCGCCGCGACCTCCTCGTGGCCGATCTAGAGCCACTAAAGACATTAAAGTACGAGATTGGTCGAATGTGCCGGAAATCGTCGGAGTATCACTCAACTGTTTTGTCCCTGAAGCCAAAGAAGTGTCAGATATCGCGGTTGCTGCCAAACTGCAACTACAACAAATCACAGGTGTTAAAGCCCGCACCGTCTACTCACGATCCAACGTGCCCACCTGGAGACTACGTCCCGGTATGGCCATGGGCGCTAAAGTGCATCTTGTGGGACGACCCATGAACCAATTCTTGTATACACTGACCGAAATCGTTCTCCCGCGATCCAAAACGTTTACTGGAGTCTCTAACAGTGCTGGTGACACCACAGGCAACATCACTGTCGGTATCAGTGCCGACGACGCCCGCTCGTTCCCCGAAATCGAAGGTAACATCGAACAATGGGCTACCACCTTCGGTTTCGACATCACCATCCACACCACAGCCCAAGTCGACCCCGACGCCCGCACCCTCCTCTCGGCCTACGGGTTCCTCTTCAAGGGTGAAGAGAAGTTCCCGTCGCGAATGTAAATAATCCACTGTACATAGTCCTTATTTCTTCCAGGGGGACAGCatctggcggctggggctctgctccagctgccggaggcagtccccctAGGTGGAATAGTAAAACacaataaaattatttagATAGCGGCGAGGGTTTGATTTTGCGTTGGAGCTCAGCGACCCGGTCGCCGAGGGAGAGGGCCAGGCCCTGGCCCTTGGACCGGATGCGGACGTGGCCGGTGACCTTGCCAGAGGCGTCCTTTTCGATGCTGAGGTTGGCAAGAGCGTCTTCTCCGAACGAGGAGCGGGCATGCAGGTTGGCCGATAGGAACTGGCACTCGTCTTTGTAGTTACCGTCGGCATCTGTTTCGTCAGAAAGGGCACCGGTGGTCAGACACGTCATGTTCGTGTTCTTGAGCAGGTATGCCAGGAACCCTCTTAGACTGGGGTACGTAACTGAGATGTTGACTTTGTTTTCCCACTCGAACTCGCTCCACATGGTCCGGAACTCGGTCTCAGAACAGTGACCGGGTTTAATGTAGTCCATGATATCCACGTGGATATCGTTGATGATGACCACGTTGTTCACGCTGCCAGTGTGTCCTTCGTAGATAATGTTACCGAAAATAACGCCAGCATCGGCTGATGACACCTTGATCGTGGTCTGAACGCTGTGGAACGATTGTGGCCCGACATTCTGTGTGGTGGGTCGCTCTACAACCTTCAGGTCTCCCAAAGTCGCAAACTCCACAGACAGGTTCTGTAGAGTCTCGGTGGTCTGGTTGAACAACAGAACATCCAGTACAATATCGAACTGGTGCACAATCACATACGCTTCGGCATACACAGGGTCTGAGAATCCGGTCAGTTGAACAATGCGGTTCAATCGAGATGCAATCTTATCGCTGGATGCATCGTTGGCAGCTGAaagtgctgcttcgtcaCTAGCATCGGCATTCTCCGAAGAAACGTTATTAGCCTCGAGACGCGCAAATTGTCGGAACTTGACGGGGCTGTCAACACGTGTAGCTGTCTTCTCACGTTCATTAGCATTCTTTTCgtcttgtttcttcttctgtttatCAATAAGAACCTTAAAAGCAGAGTGAGAATCCTGCAAAAACGCCAGGTCAATGGCGTCATTAGTGTCCAGAAGTGCCTGGATACACGAATACACTCTGTCAGCAGAATCCTCATCGATCTTCTGACTGACGATTTCCGACTCGCCAACTCGTAGAATCGATGTCAGGATAAGCAGGGCCTCGGCACGAAGCGCGTTCTTGTGTGAGTCGTTGTTGGACACTTTATTGAATCTCAGCACCAATTTAGTGATGGTGACTGCCAAAACTGCTGCCACAAAATAGTTGCCGTCGAGAATAAGTGCTCGTAATGGTGGTCGAGATGACTTGACTTTTTCCAGGTTCTTGGCATCAGTGGCTGTAAAAGCGCTTTCTGAAGCATAAGTACCATCAGCCAAAACTTTAGGTCCTTTCTTATGAGTGGTTCCTCCATTTGTAGTAGCACCGGACTCGGCATTGtcagcagcctcttcaCCATCGTTTCCACCATTTAACTTGTTACGTTCGGTAGACAGAATAGGAATCTCGCCCAAACTCTTACGAATATGGACCCACGAGTCATGAatatctgtttcttctaAACAATACTCACCAAGAATCCACAACGCGCCTCTATAAACACTGCCACTGCGAACCTCGTCACTGTTAAGAGTGGTCAAAAGACGCTTGACAATGGATTTACGAAGCTTGGGATACAACTCGACCACTTCCTTGACAAATGCAAtgacatcaacagcagaagacgaGTTGAAATCGCCAATAAAATCAAGCAGCAAATCAACCACACTAGTAGCCACTTCGCCAAACTTAACAGCACATGTGTGAATTGACTGGATCAACAACTGTCTATACTCGGTATTCTTATCAAAGTCACCACTGTTATTGACAGTCTTGGCCAAATCTTTCTTGAACAACCTCACAACATCATCCACATTCTTACTTGTAACCATACTGAGAGCCAATTCAAGTGCCTTTCTTCGCACATCCAGATCTGGACTCGACAATACAAGCAAAATGTCCATAGTCAGGTCGTTCAAAACACCTGGGTTCTTAATTCTCAATTTATCGACAATACTCAACACAATCAGCTTGATATTGTTATCCGACTCCTTAACAGCCAGATCAATAAACTTACTAGCAGCCGTTTTAATAGCTGAAGCATTACTAGTCAAACTGGTAAGTGCGTTAGCTGCGTCATATACAACCGTATTGGACGAAGATTCAAGAATCTCGCCAATAATCTTGATATAACTGTTCTTGAGTTCTGGATGGGTCTGTGCGTCCTTACGAATGAATTCAATAAATGCCAATTGCAGCAATTCCTCGAGTCCACTGATATTGGTATGATTCTTCTGGACAAACTCAAAAGCATCGTCTCTGCTCAAATTGCTGAGTGCAATAAACGCATTTCTCTTACAAGTAGCATCTGTCTCGTTATCCAGGAAAATCTTAATCAATTCAGTAGCATCAGGAATCAAGTGATCTGCCGAATGACTAGCAATTGAGTACACAGTGAACACGGCATTCTTTCGCACATAAGCATGACGATGGTCCAAACAAGCGCGAATACTGGGAATAAGAGGTTCTAGCAAATCGGGTTCGCGTAATTTGCACAAGAACCGCAAAGTAGCACCTCGAATGTATTCATTGGGATGTTGCAAGTCGTTTCGAATGGCATTACAAACAAGAATCATCTCCTGCTTGAGCTTACCATCAGCACCCAACTTGGGACAGATTTCCCAGTAAAAatgcagcagcttcttGAGCTGCTTGTTCCGCGACGGCATCACAAACCGGATAATCTGCATCAACAACTGAGGCATGGGGTCGCCATTCAACATAATCGTCAAAATGCGCTTCATGGCAtcgatcttcttctcgtcCGAGCCCTTCTCCAGCAGGTTCATAAAATCCTGCACCGACGGCTTCTCCGCGGTGTTGCTCTGCAATCTTTGTTAGCGACTGGTTGTTTTTGGGGAtgggttgtgcctccggcggctggggcgctgccccagaccccgttgctccgcttcgcggaggGCGTGGGGCCGTGCGTTTGTGCTGGTTTTTTCGGGTTCGCTGTCCAGCGGGGGACAGGGGATGCTATCCAGCTCAAAAAATTCAGGATCCAATGGCCAATTGCGCCCAACCAATCCCATCTGCCCCAAACCGACCACGATCCCCTCAGATCCACCGGccccccaaacccgactcgagcgaagcgagaggagcctgggggtctggggcacagccccagccgccggaggcacggccCCCAGTCACTGACTTACCTCGTAAACGAGAGTGTACGATGTCGCGTCCGCCATTGTCGTTGTTTCCGTGGTCTCACAAACGTGCGTGTCGTGAAGTTGGATGTCGAGCCTTTTGTCGCGCTTGAGTTGTTCACAAATCACATGGTACACCCTAACCCTATAACACCCTGAGGGGTGGTCGTGGTCTCGCGAGCTGGCCGAATTCGAGCTTTCTGACGCTGCTAGTCAATTTATATACCCATTTTAAAAGCATTGAGAGTATTCTTGAGCTGTCTCGAGCCCGTAAATTGCGTTTCTCACCGGACCCTCTTCAGGAAATAACCGGCACATTTTGGCaaaactcagggggtgaaaAATTCAGCCGCGCGCACCTGTTAGGGGTCAACTTCACGGGTTTACAAGGTCTTATCAGTAATCGCGACAATggctattatttttgtaaCTGGTAAGTGGTGGGTgcggggtgtgcctccggcggctggggctgcgccccagaccccctggctcctctcgcttcgctcgagtcggggttGGGGGTGCCAGGAGCGCGGGGATGGGGGACGGACGTTTCTAACTGAATGTCAGGTAACAAGAACAAACTCAAGGAGGTCAACCATATCCTGGGAGCCGACCGACTGGATAACAAAGCCCTGGATCTGGAGGAAATCCAGGGCACCATTGACGAAGTTTCGATCCACAAAGCGCAAACGGCTGCCAAACTCGTAAGTccacccccctccccacgcccgactcgagcgaagcgagaggagcaaccagggtctggggcggagccccagccgccggaggcggtCCCCCACCCCCGAAACTAACCCCTGTAGATCGGTGGACCCGTGATTGTCGAGGATACGTCTCTGGCGTTCACGGCCATGAACGACCTGCCTGGCCCGTATATCAAATGGTTCCTGTCGGCAGTCGGGCCTGAGGGGCTGTA
The Sugiyamaella lignohabitans strain CBS 10342 chromosome A, complete sequence genome window above contains:
- the SEC26 gene encoding Sec26p (Essential beta-coat protein of the COPI coatomer; involved in ER-to-Golgi protein trafficking and maintenance of normal ER morphology; shares 43% sequence identity with mammalian beta-coat protein (beta-COP); GO_component: GO:0030126 - COPI vesicle coat [Evidence IEA]; GO_component: GO:0030126 - COPI vesicle coat [Evidence IGI,ISS] [PMID 7929113]; GO_component: GO:0030663 - COPI-coated vesicle membrane [Evidence IEA]; GO_component: GO:0005794 - Golgi apparatus [Evidence IEA]; GO_component: GO:0000139 - Golgi membrane [Evidence IEA]; GO_component: GO:0030135 - coated vesicle [Evidence ISS] [PMID 7929113]; GO_component: GO:0005737 - cytoplasm [Evidence IEA,IEA,IEA]; GO_component: GO:0031410 - cytoplasmic vesicle [Evidence IEA]; GO_component: GO:0016020 - membrane [Evidence IEA]; GO_component: GO:0030117 - membrane coat [Evidence IEA]; GO_function: GO:0003674 - molecular_function [Evidence ND]; GO_function: GO:0005198 - structural molecule activity [Evidence IEA]; GO_process: GO:0006888 - ER to Golgi vesicle-mediated transport [Evidence IMP] [PMID 7929113]; GO_process: GO:0006886 - intracellular protein transport [Evidence IEA]; GO_process: GO:0015031 - protein transport [Evidence IEA]; GO_process: GO:0006810 - transport [Evidence IEA]; GO_process: GO:0016192 - vesicle-mediated transport [Evidence IEA,IEA]), translated to MNLLEKGSDEKKIDAMKRILTIMLNGDPMPQLLMQIIRFVMPSRNKQLKKLLHFYWEICPKLGADGKLKQEMILVCNAIRNDLQHPNEYIRGATLRFLCKLREPDLLEPLIPSIRACLDHRHAYVRKNAVFTVYSIASHSADHLIPDATELIKIFLDNETDATCKRNAFIALSNLSRDDAFEFVQKNHTNISGLEELLQLAFIEFIRKDAQTHPELKNSYIKIIGEILESSSNTVVYDAANALTSLTSNASAIKTAASKFIDLAVKESDNNIKLIVLSIVDKLRIKNPGVLNDLTMDILLVLSSPDLDVRRKALELALSMVTSKNVDDVVRLFKKDLAKTVNNSGDFDKNTEYRQLLIQSIHTCAVKFGEVATSVVDLLLDFIGDFNSSSAVDVIAFVKEVVELYPKLRKSIVKRLLTTLNSDEVRSGSVYRGALWILGEYCLEETDIHDSWVHIRKSLGEIPILSTERNKLNGGNDGEEAADNAESGATTNGGTTHKKGPKVLADGTYASESAFTATDAKNLEKVKSSRPPLRALILDGNYFVAAVLAVTITKLVLRFNKVSNNDSHKNALRAEALLILTSILRVGESEIVSQKIDEDSADRVYSCIQALLDTNDAIDLAFLQDSHSAFKVLIDKQKKKQDEKNANEREKTATRVDSPVKFRQFARLEANNVSSENADASDEAALSAANDASSDKIASRLNRIVQLTGFSDPVYAEAYVIVHQFDIVLDVLLFNQTTETLQNLSVEFATLGDLKVVERPTTQNVGPQSFHSVQTTIKVSSADAGVIFGNIIYEGHTGSVNNVVIINDIHVDIMDYIKPGHCSETEFRTMWSEFEWENKVNISVTYPSLRGFLAYLLKNTNMTCLTTGALSDETDADGNYKDECQFLSANLHARSSFGEDALANLSIEKDASGKVTGHVRIRSKGQGLALSLGDRVAELQRKIKPSPLSK